Below is a genomic region from Oryzias melastigma strain HK-1 linkage group LG7, ASM292280v2, whole genome shotgun sequence.
tcaaagaactggAGCTCCGttattaaaaggttaaaaagaaaCTGAGGCCACATGGAGCATGTAACAAAGCATTCTCATATGTAACCCAattctttagttttctttaaaaacaaaaaaaacccttaatttGTACCTCAGGGGCCATAAGGGAGGCATTGCCCCCTCTGTCGACCCACATGCTGTTGAACGGCAGCTGCAGCCTCGGCTCGCTCTCAGCCAGACAGCAGCCGAAGTCAGTGATCACCAAACGGGGGCAACCATCTGCgtatagaaacaaacaaaaataaaacaattcaatgTAGCTGATGCTAGACAAGGTCCTATTCCAATCAAAGTCGGATATTAAAGTTCACCTGAGTCAAACTCCAGCAGCACGTTGTCTGATTTGAGATCCCTGTGAGCAACGCCCTGCTTGCACAGATGGTCCACACCCTCCAGGAGCTGCAGCACCATCAGAGATCTCTGCTTGCGGCTCGGCGTGCACACTTGCAGGTACTGACGGAGCGAGTAGGGGTAGCTGTGAAAGAGACAAACAATTTGGGAGTTGCCATAGAGAAGGTAGGCCCCGTCACGACatctaccgtatttttcggactataagtcgcaccggagtataagtcgcaggggccaaaaaatgcataatgaagaagaaaaaaccatacataagtcgcactggagtataagtcgcatttttttcaagtaatttattttacaaactggttgaaaaaaacgatattacatcatcctggaaggtaagttataacattcataagtgaatagaaaacaggctgaatatgtgtcaacacatattcacatattagcatcatgaaaaaaacgaaaaggtgtagcatttatataacataacagttttatttaactatagactcaagaactcatcaactttttatctttactgtaattaattgcacgcaatctgactccatatcactaaatccgttaaattcttagtcctctgtgtcacgtctgaataactgaagtaaataaagtaattgcatagatcaccataagagggcactctagacttacggtccatatctcatcattaaaaattcgtatataagtcgcactggagtataagtcgcagggacattcaatctatgaaaaaaaccgcgacttatagtccggaaaatacggtattttaacaaaactcaaaagtttgaatCCAGGGGTGAGATATGAGGAGATCTTACTTTTTCATCACCAAAAACAAAGTGCGATTGTTGCCCAGGCCGCTGGGGTTGAGTCTGGCAGGAAGCACGTCTGGATACTCGTCCTGAGCGCCTGGCAGCAGCGGGACGTCTGCTGTGAACGCCCGATACACTCTGATCACGTTGGGGTGAGCGGATACTCGTCTGGGCAGGACTCCAAAGTTTCTGCACAGAAATAGATTTGGAATTTTTAAACGGCTCCTGACTCTGACCTGGAAGGTAGAAGTATAAAGATATAGGAGTGCAACGGATCAAAAAACTCCcggttttgatcatttttaggaTCTGGTGTGATAGAGTGAGCGATTATTGTCAAGTAGCTTTCAGTAAGACAGGGAGAGATGGAGGAatctgattcactgtggcgacccctgaagagaaaagctgaaaggaaaagaagtttTCTAAAAGGGAGTACGGCCTCATATCTGCTGATATGAAAACTGATggattttgtaatattttaagacttttaagttACAGAGAAAGGTTGCTAAGATGCATACGTGATTAGTTGCTGAGtcgtctttttttctccattgtcgttgtcagtagctgcgtttccattacacatatatccaaaaaaactttatgtgaattctagaaatgtcaaaaaaaaaaaaaaaaaaaaaaaaaaaaatcgattgaAGTTGCTTTATATATGTAAACATGCTAGACGTATTGCCCTGTTTGTATGATTTTTGTCATGTCATAATGCTGACGTGCCGTAACAGTTTTGTCCACCAACTTTCTATTCCGTCATTATAGTtcatcatataaaaaaaaaataaaaaaaatctccaactGAATTGATTTACATAATTTGGGGGATGGGCTAGTATGCGATTTGCCCTGCCCAAACTGTCCTGTTCACATAAACGTAAACatgcttttaaccctttaactcaccctatgaaaaaaacattccaagtagtgttttaattatgatcatgaaGTTAATCAAGAATTTAACTAAAATCCCACaacataaatgtctttaaaagccatttttcatgttgatctgaagctccTTTTTCAAAAATTTCCTCTGAGGGGCGTGGCTGTTAGTGCTCCGCTCCCGATCCCcactgtctgattatgatagctctgtgtctcgctagcctAAATCTTCGCCGTTgcaacataaaaatatcaagCAATATCGGTAATTTTCAGCCGTATGgttttgagctggatgtcagctcggacgagaaAGTGAAAAACTTCATGAGTTGCCTTTCCAATAACTATGAAATTGCATAAACATAGTTAACTGAAACACAAGCGGGACATTCAGAGTACTGGGCAGAAATCACATGCAGAAATCAACAGTCGGATTCCCCTGGTCCGCACCAGTTTAAAGTCAGCTGCTTAGCGCCAGTCAAGGCAGCCCGCTGGAGGGGGACCCATGCCGAGACGGGAGACCTCGGAGGGAGCTTCACCTAAGGGAGATCTGCGAGAAGGCCCCAACACCGCGACACCGTCCTACAAGAGACCTGACCCGGACGAGATGACCAGTGGGGAGCAGgaggcacgaacaaaagcaaaaaaaacataaaaataatttatcatttcccaaaagggatttttgttaacatgttttcctttagtagaggctaaattagcaaaaaagctagccagttgcttaattactagctgaactcctaaatggcctaaaattactcagttaacctaaaaacctcagcagataacaattagcctaaaatgttagcatattgctaaaatatcagctaaattccaaattagcatacaaatTTTAACTagagtccaaattagccaaaacaaaataagctagctcgttgctcaattactagctgaactcctgaatagcccaaaattcctccataagctaaattagtcaaaaagttagcctgtttctaaaatagaagctaaattctaaattattaaaaaaaaaaacttcagtagataacaaattagccgaaaacatcagcatgttgctaaattattagcaaagccccaaattagcatacaattcttcagtaaactaaattagtcaaaatgtttgttgctaaaatagaagctaaactctaaattagcccaaaaaccctactagataacaaattagccaaaaatgttagcatcttgctaaaataatagctaatctcaaatttctttttattaatatttaattattcttcatccagagagccaccatggggagatgaaagagccacatgtggctctggagccgcaggttgcagacctctgagcTAGAGAAAACCCTGAAGTTGTGTACCTTGGCCTCATTAGCTGCTTTTAGGACTTCTTTAACAGATGTGATCAGTGATGAATGCagatgtttttaactttcacttttttttaatgggtttcCTTCTGCCTTTTCATTGTAATCATTAACTCGATGCCTCCTGTAGACTttgtattgtaaatatttaaataattgatgtgagaaaatgccatttttatctttattaccTGTTGCCCTGTTGTGCTCTTTCTGTATTGGTGATGTGTAATCAGGTTGTGGTTGTAAACGAGAAATTGTTCTCAACTGACCTCCCTctataaataaaggttcaacCAAACACTGGAGCTATAGGTAGTGTGCTGACATTTATTCgtctactgtaactcttcaaccctAATGTTAATTAtcatgtaaatcagctgattctgttgcagAAAAAGGCGGTTTTGCGCAGTTGTTCAACACTTTATGTCTCAAAGCTGCTGTGAAAAGTAATTTTTACtcatgtcagaatcagctgattcatgttgaatTGTTAAAGAGTGACTGTATATCAAAGAGCatttgttatttaggtgtcaccggCAACACCgccgatgttaaagggttaaataatcAGTGATGATCCGTTGCAGCCCTTCAAAGTCTTCAGCATATTTACCCGTCTAAagtgagctgctgtttttcTGGCGTCAGAGCCAGAGGGTCTGTGGGAACCAGCTCGTGTGACATCGTCCTAAAGATCGCCTCGTTCGATGACCCCGCCTGCAAACACATGAAATCACAACACTGGTCACAAACCACCTCTCCTTCTCCTGGCACACTCAGATTCTGGTGATGACTCACCCCAAAGTTCCACAGCATCTTGATTGCCAGCGGGAAGTTTCTCAGAGAGCAGCAGGTCAGTGATGGGGTGGCGGGATTTCCCTCTTCGTCCTCACTGTCTCGTATCTGCACAGTGGCGGGCTCACCATCGCTCTTCTTTGAGCAGAAAAACTGAGGAGCAGCTTCATACACAGCTGCGTTGGATCCTTTCCCAATCTGGTTTCCTACAATATAATCCTCCAGTTTGTATCCGTAGGTGAAGGGCTTGGGAGGACTCTGGAACTTCTTCTGTCTGAACACGGCCTGCAGTTCAGGAGAAATTAGATTCAGTACAGATAAACATCTTTAAATGAACACAAGTTTCAAGTCTTGTCTTGAAATCTAAACTTTGCTTTGTAGAAACTGATGCTCTGAATATTGTTTGTATGAAGTCTCATGAATTCATACAAACCTATAACCCTCAAACCAGTTAGTTTAGCCACAAACCAATGCTAATGGCTAGTACATAGTTaacttactttttgtttttagttctttgttttgtaattcttttattataaatttatgATTAAGGATTTTTTCATGCAACGAGTGCAGTGGCATGCCTGCTACTCCTCCAACTATTTTCCACACATCTTGGTTCTGAAGCGGTCTCCAGGATCAGCTGTTGTTGCTtggcaacaacaaaataacCCTGGAGAAGTGACTAGAGATCACAGGCTGAGGAGACTGGGGTCCTGCAGACTTTTCAAGACTCtctaaagagatttttttttatgatgccGTTGCTGCATCTGCCCTCTTCTACAGAGTGAACAGCTGTGTGGCGGGTGGATGCACTGACAGGAACAGGAAAAACTGGTGTGAAGGACCGGCTCCGCTCTCCCCTAGAGTCTGTGACCGTGGTGGGAGAGAGGACGATGTCACTGATGCTTGAATCCATCATGGACAATCCTCTTCatatttaagtgtatttttagtgttacTATTAGCGGTTGCTTTAATAGAGTAATGGTAACAAGGTAATTTCCCCTTTATGGGATAAAGCTAGCtggagaaaatgtaaacagagagctctcagcttCAGGAAGGGGAAGAGGAGGTGGAGTTGCTTTGTGCCAACAGTTCCACCAATTACTCAGAGGCGAATtactaatgaactactgctgctctgcagaaactatgtcctagaaaacaacacagtttcctatgttttttggctaaacagcatattcataataaaaagaccattgggaacatttttacaatatatcaaaagatgatgggagtggaactttaattgGTTAATTTACAGGGATAATTACTACCCCTATTAGACCCaagaaaatatagttttttaaatggaaaataaaatgtatacaaatttgttttaactttttatatacatataaaaatcacaataaaagtcaaagttaTTTTGAGaaagttttaacataaaatCGTCGTTacataaaagctaaataaatataaagtaatataataatataaagtaGAAATTCATACCTTAATCTCATCGCATGTTGCCAAACTCAGCCTGTCGTCCTCAATCTGCTTCTCGATTAATCCCACACCGAGACCAAAAGCCAGAAAAACAGCTCTATTCCGGGGCGAACATCCAGCAAACCTCCTAACGAAGCCAGCCGACTGGAGCTGAGCCGCCAGACCCCTCAGAGAGGTGCGGTAATACCGGTATCGGAGTGGCAGGAAAGCCTGAGGCTGAGCGGTCCGGAAGGACGGGCCTGCACGAACTCGGTCGGCTCGGAGCTTCGCTGCGACTCGACCACCTGCTTTAAGGACCCCCAACTGAAAAATTGACCGGCCCAACTCCAGCCCTCGGCTAATAGCGTGTTTAACCGACATTGTGAGCCCAGACGGGGTTTTAAAGACGTTTTAAAGCCCCCGGAACGCCAGTCAGGCACGCACAGCTGTCGCGAGGagccaaataaacaaaacagctgCAGCTGAGCATGCGCGAAAGAGCAAAGcttgttggttaaaaaaaatgcattcacgGACCTCTCTAGTGCATGGGAGCCATTGAAAGTAAATGAATAAGTCACTGGTGGGAACCAC
It encodes:
- the pink1 gene encoding serine/threonine-protein kinase PINK1, mitochondrial; its protein translation is MSVKHAISRGLELGRSIFQLGVLKAGGRVAAKLRADRVRAGPSFRTAQPQAFLPLRYRYYRTSLRGLAAQLQSAGFVRRFAGCSPRNRAVFLAFGLGVGLIEKQIEDDRLSLATCDEIKAVFRQKKFQSPPKPFTYGYKLEDYIVGNQIGKGSNAAVYEAAPQFFCSKKSDGEPATVQIRDSEDEEGNPATPSLTCCSLRNFPLAIKMLWNFGAGSSNEAIFRTMSHELVPTDPLALTPEKQQLTLDGNFGVLPRRVSAHPNVIRVYRAFTADVPLLPGAQDEYPDVLPARLNPSGLGNNRTLFLVMKNYPYSLRQYLQVCTPSRKQRSLMVLQLLEGVDHLCKQGVAHRDLKSDNVLLEFDSDGCPRLVITDFGCCLAESEPRLQLPFNSMWVDRGGNASLMAPEVASAVPGRGVVIDYSKADAWAVGAISYEIFGEPNPFYQAVGLHSINYQEKQLPVLHSSAPADVQLVIRLLLRRSPTKRPSARVAANMLHLTLWGQKVLEKQDSAGMRKLADWLLCQSAVVLLKGCSGPAGNRVEAELQRSFLCNLELEELRTAVGFLLYGRNQHTARIPSA